Genomic DNA from Triticum dicoccoides isolate Atlit2015 ecotype Zavitan chromosome 4B, WEW_v2.0, whole genome shotgun sequence:
acttcaccattatttgggcctagaggaaggcatgtggaagtaataagtagatgatgggttgctagagtgatagaagcttaaaccctagtttatgcgttgcttcgttaggggctgatttgcatccatatgtttaatgttgtggttaggtgtaccttaatacttcttttgtagttgcggacgcttgcaagtggggttaatcataagtgggatgcttgtccaattaagggcagtacccaagcactggtccacccacatatcaaattatcaaagtaccgaacgtgaatcatatgaacgtgatgaaaactagcttgacgataattcccatgtgtcctcgggagctccttcctcattattagaaattgtccaggattatcctttgctacataaaggattgggccaccttgctgcactttatttactttatttacttgttactcgttaccatttatcttatcacaaaactatctattacctacaatttcagtgcttggagagaaaaccttactgaaaaccgcttatcatttccttctgctcctcgttgggttcgacactcttacttatcgaaaggactatgatagatcccctacacttgtgggtcatcatgttcctccggaggtgatgttgtccttgataacaaggcgagccatcaagcctatcttcgacgtcacagtggaactctcaatgaaagcaccaatgtcggtgtcaaaaccggcggatctcgggtagggggtcccaaactgtgcgtctaaggtcgatggtaacaggagacaggggacacgatgtttacctaggttcgggccctctctatggaggtaataccctacttcctgcttgattgatcttgatgaatatgagtattacaatagttgatctaccacgagatcataatagctaaaaccctagaagtctagactatgggattatgattgtgttctatggactaaaccctccggtttatatagacaccagagggggctagggttgtacaaagtcggttacagagaaagaaatctacatatccgaatcgccaagcttgccttccacgcaaaggagagtcacgtacaaacacgggaagaagtcttctgtcttgtatcttcatagcccaacagtccgatccatgtatatagtccggccatccgaggaccccttaatccaggactccctcactgaccgcagtcaaattcgattcaactaaagttggagaaacagacacccgccagccacctttatgcaaaactagttgcatgtctgtcggtggaaccggtctcatgaatgtggtcatgtaaggttggtccgggcctcttcatccaacaataccgctgaatcaaaataagacattggtggtaagcagtatgacgatcaccgcccacaactctttgtgttctactcgcgcatatcatctacgcataaacctggctcggatgccactattgggtaacgtagcatgcaatttcaaaaaaattcctacactcacgcaagatctatctaggagatgcatagcaacaagagggggagagtgtgtccacgtaccctcgtagaccgaaagcgtaagcattaacttaacgcagttgatgtagtcaaacgtcttctcaaATCAACCAATcaaataccgaacgtacgacacctccgagttctgcacacgttcagcttgatgatgtcctcgaactcttgatccagcagagtgtcgatggagtcgatgagttccatcagcatgatggcgcgatgatggtgttggtgaagtgatccgcgcagggctttgcctaagcactacaatgatatgaccggaggagtgcaccgcacacggctaaacaattggtgtgcctttagggtgccccctgcccccatatataaatgaggaggggaggaggccggccacaaggagcgcgccaaggggggatgagttctactaggactccactcctagtaggattcggcccccttttTTCCTTCaaccggagggggaaaagaggaagggagagggaagaggaaaagaaaaggggggcttgccccctcccctagtccaattcggactccccatgggaggggggcaTGGCCACCCCTTGCGGGATGCCTCCCCTctctcctatggcccatgttggcccaacaattcccggggggttccggtaacctcgcgGTACTCCGAAAAACATGcaaaacttcccgaaaccattccggtgtccaaatgtaaccttacaatatatcaatatttacctctcaaccatttggagactcctcgtcatgtccgtgatcttatccgggactccgaacaaccttcggtcaccaaaacacatcacTCATATAATACCAATTGTCATTGAACGttacgcgtgcggaccctacgggttcgagaattatgtagacatgaccgagacacctcttcggccaataaccaatagcagaacctggatgctcatattggttcccacatattctacgaagatctttatcggtcgaaccacaatgtcaatatagtcattccctttgtcatatgtatgttacttgcccgagattagatcgtcgggaTATTCATACCTAgattaatctcattaccggcaagtctctttactcattccttagtgcatcatcccataactaactcattagtcatattgcttgcaaggcttcatatgatgtgcattaccgagagggcccagagatagctctccgatactcggagtgacaaatcctaatcccaatctatgccaaccaaacaagcaccttcagagatacctgtagagcatctttataatcacccagttacattgtgatgtttgatagcacataaggcattcctccggtgtccgggagttgcataatctcatagtcggatttgacacgaagaaagcagtagcaataaaactgaacgatcattatgctaagctaatggatgggtcttgtccatcacatcattccactaatgatgtgatcccgttatcaaatgacaactcatgtccatgtctaggaaaacttaaccatctttgatcaacgagctagtctagtagaggcatactagggacacattgttttgtctattattcacatatgtatcaagtttccggttaatataattctagcatgaataataaacatttatcatgaataagtaaatataaaataacaactttattattgcctctagggcatttttccttcaGGATTATCATAGGAATTTTGAAGAATTGAAATCCATCAGATTTTTTCCTACGCTGGCCGTTTGATTCGTGAGGATTGAATCCTACTAAAAGAATTTCTAAGGCTTCCCTTGTGTTGCATTACATAGGAATTTTAACACCCACTTAAACTTCTTCAAAATCATCATTTGTTTTTTCCTCTAAAGAACCATTAAACACATCAAAATCCCGTAGAATTCATATACCCATGACACTGCAATCCTATGCTTTTCATATTCCTTAAAATCCTGCAAATAAGAGGCTCTCGTAATCGATTAAGGCCGTATATATATCTTGCCTATGAGTTGAGCAACCTGGTTGACAAACATCGACATGAAGTGAAAAATAAAAGGAGAGAAGAAGTATGTTGACAGTGGAGCCCATGTGCCCTGGAAATGAAAGAAGAAAACTAATTTGTCAAAACTTCTGAACATGCCTGACCCAAAAACCATCCAAAGAGGACGCTAAAGTGGCATATGGCCTACAAACATCCCTAACCGtcggcaaatgtttcctccagaacgTCGCTTTGGTACCTCCCTCTCCTCATCCAACTGCCTTGTCAATGACAAGAGGAGTGGGGACCCGTCCATTTCGCTTTTCTTTTCCTTAAGTATTGTTTTGGTTCTTTGGCGGCATCGACGAGGTGGCgacgacaatgatgtgttggaataAGATCCCTCCGGCCTCGACGGCCTTCAAtccggcggagatgaaggccatgtGAGAGTTTATGTCGCCAGATCTGTTGGCTCTCTTCGAATCTTTGCAGTTGGTGATTGATTGGCTGGCTTTTGGTGCGGCGATTTTGACATCTTCATCCTTGTTGTTATAAACAACAACATGGTCTGGTTTCTCCAACTCTCTAGACCGGTGGTTATGGATTACAAGCATGTAGTACATGGGGGTGATGCTCGACCGATGTTTCTTCAGCAATTTTTAGATCTCGTTTCAAGCAGCGAGTGTCTATTGTGGTTTGTAAAGCCTGTACAACGGAGATGTTTGCAGGTATCCTTTTCATTACTGTTGGTTTAGTTTTCAATCTTGGGTGAACAACTTACAGTCGAAAGAAGAAGAAGGGCAGTATAATATTTAATgtaattttattatttatttatcatTATGCATCCAATTATCTTTCCGTTACTATTTTTCTTTGGATTGTACCAATTACTACTTTCTCTGTCTGAAAGAAAAGTGCCTTAACTTTATACTAATTTTAATATAATATTAttctaaagttgagacacttattttgggataacAAGAGTATTTTATTATATTTATTAGAACTAAGATGCCCTTCGGGTGTTTTTTTTGTCACAGAAAGAGAGTGGCATATTGCCTTGCGAAACCACCGCGAGGGTTGGTTTCAGGAATTGCATGCTTTCATAGTTTGTATGTTAGTATTAAGACAAATCttttttttgaacacagtacaaCCACAAATACTCGTATATGCGCATGTACATTTAGCTTTATGAACACATGCATGCACATCCTAGCTTATATACACGAATATACACTTAGCTCTATGAACACATGTTCGCATATCGTATTCCTATTAGCACCTTTGAGATGCTGAACCGGCGCAACATCTTAAGATTGACGAAATTATCATAAACGTCTCGTAATCGATGGGAACGCCTCGCTCAAGTAACCCCGAACACAAAAAAACTGAAGATCCAAAAAAATGTAAGCACCCACCTGAGCTACGCTCAATTCTATGTCAAATTGGACCCCATTTCCTTTCCATCTTGAATTTGGAATTTTCAGTCCAATTCAATTCCAAACAGTTTTTCCTACACCCAAACACAACGATAGGGCTATTTGTAGCAAATGATGTTTTTGGTCATATATACAACAAAAGAAGACCAAAATTGTCCCCAAGCGGCCTGCCTCCTCCCCAAGAAAATTCTAGGGTTCTCTTGCCTCCGTCGGTGCCTCcgccggtccgcctcgtctccggtggccttagggtcATGGCGGCGtggtggatctcggcccttgccggTGGGAAGGCTCTGTTTTCAGTTGTTTCTTCGTGTTTTGTTGGGGTTTATATCCTattcaggaagacgagacggcagcagctccctgaagatggaataaggttctccccgcctagccctcgTTTCAATGGTGTGTCTAACATCATTGGTGGGCTTGTGAAGGTGTGTCTCCGATGAATCTGTCCTTGACGGATTCGCTCGGATCTGGTCGTAGTTTGTCTATGTTTATGTGTTTTCAGATTGGATCCTTTCGATTTACGTTACTCTTCATcagcggcggttgttgttctgtcgcgttggtcctatggggcctttaaCACGACGACTTCTCGAATGTTTACTACAACAAGTTTAACCGGCTTCGGCGAGGAAGGGTAATGACGGCGGCATGTCTtgagctcgcttcagtgcttgtagtcgtcactaggtggtctacggatctgtatGAAATTTTTGTTATTTCtgatgttcgttgtactgccataatTGAAGATGAATAAATTATAAGGTTTCTCGTAAGAAAAATACAACAAAAGAAAATTGCGGGTGATATACAACAATATATTACTCCTACATAACTACTAGGAAAATGAAACGCTCTTCTCTCACAAATATAGAAAACAAATAAACGTCCTTACACACGAAAAAAGTCTTTAAAATGAACGAGGAATAAGCTTTGCCACGTACTGCACCGGTTACGTGTAACCAAGCAGCACGGTACGTTTTCTCCCGGGAAGAAGCACACGCACGCGGTCCCCATCACGACGCCTTCTCGTCATCCGCGGTCGACATTTCTCCGTGGACCTCGTTGTGCTTAGCGTCGGGGTCGGCCTCAGCCGTGGGCTGCGCTTGCGCGTGACCGGCGACGCCGAGGTGGGCGGCGCTCTGGCGGTGGTGCTTGCAGCGGAAGGAGCCCGGGTGCGTGGTGGGCGCGCAGACGCACGAGTGGACGACGGCCCTGCCCCCCGCGCCGGCGTAGCTGAGGCTGAAGAGGGAGTCGTTGGACCATGAGTTCTTGATGCCGCCCAGGC
This window encodes:
- the LOC119290682 gene encoding uncharacterized protein LOC119290682; protein product: MDGDSPVMTDSERRAYRYVQAPKVQGLGGIKNSWSNDSLFSLSYAGAGGRAVVHSCVCAPTTHPGSFRCKHHRQSAAHLGVAGHAQAQPTAEADPDAKHNEVHGEMSTADDEKAS